TCATCGCCGCTCGGCGATAGGGTTGCCACGTCGTCTGCTGCAGACTGCGCCGCACGGTCTTCCGATCCAGGTCCAACCGCCGCGCAATCCCTGAAATGGATCCCCGCTCTTCATGACGCAACCGTCGAATCTCCGCCCACCGCTCTTGATCCACCATACATACCTCCCGAGTGTGGTCTACCTGGGACGGTATGATCGTTGTCTCCTTGCTATCGTCAAGTTCCATCACATCCCTCCTTCGGTGAGAGGGTGGGGAGAATTCATTGACCACATCTGGGGATTATTGCATGACCGCTGACACTTGCCGTCCGGTCCAGGGAAGACATGCTCGCTGTCTCCCGCACATTGCTTTGCGGACCCTAGGATTTTGGTCAGCACGGGTGTTCCTCGCAGGATCCTCTTTCGCCCACCCTTCGGCTGTCTAAATTCCAATGTCCCCGCTTGGTAGTCCACGGCTGACCACTCTAGCCCCCGGAGTTCGGACGCTCGGCGGACTGTCGCTCTGGTCAAGGGTTTAGTGTGCAGGCACCGAGAAATGGCTAGGGCAAAATGGGCGGTCGGGATACCATGGTATGCGGCGCTAGGCCAGGATAATACAGCTATTCTGGGCGTGCGTCCGGGGTGCAACGGGCCCACTACGCCGTGGCTTGTACCCAACGAACGCGGGGCTGATGTTCCCAGAGGACTACTAGTAAACTTCTAAAGACGAATAGGAGGCCCTATGGCGTTTGACGACGCATTCCGTGCCCGGTTTATGGCAGGCCAAGCCGACGAGGCGGAGATCCTCGAAGCTCTAGCTGACGGACTACGGACCGGCATGGTCTGGTGCGCAAGAGGGTACTATAGGCGCCTGGCGCAGACGCTGATAGATGGCGGATGGGTCACAGCACGCGGGGACATCATCCGCCGGAGGAGTTAACCATTAAGGAGTTAGTGATGTCTGATTTTAACCACAAAGATGAGCGGATATAAGATGTATCCCCGTGGTTTGAGCATTGCGCACATAGCATGAAAAAGAGGTATGCCTTGACCGGCGTTTCTCCCATTTGTATTGCTTTTTTTCGTGTTTTCAGTTGGTTAGGGGTGGTGCCGAAGCCGGGATTTGAACCCGGACACCCGTGAGGGCGCTAGACCCTGAATCTAGTGCGTCTGCCAGTTCCGCCACTTCGGCCCTAGGGGATGTTGAAAGAACCCGTCAGCTTCGTTCTCGTTTCGCTCTAAGGTTTCGACGTGCCGACGAAGAGTACGCCTCAACCTCTCGCTTATTGCGGCCTCGCTGAACAACCTGTTTGAACATCCTCGAAAGCGATAACAATACTCTGACTCTCGTTCGCAGGCGCCCTCCGGCCTCGTGTAAGACCAGACTAGTTGAGCGTCCCAAGAGGTCAGCCCCTAAAGGAGTCGGATTATCCTGAATTCTCGTTACCCACGTCAAGCAACTGTCAGGGGCAGCTGCTCAATGTGCGGTACGGGTGGTTGCCTGAGACGGAGCCCATTGTCCCGCTGCAGCGATGTCTCGTGGACCGCCGCTGATGACGATGCGTTCGCGCACCAGTCCTGCCGCAGCCAGAAGTGAAGGAACGGCGATCCACGGGGCCTCATCGATCATTAAGACATCGAAGCGCACCCGGCTGAACAAAGGATCGCTCGCGACTCGCATGGCTGTGACGGCAACAACTCGTCGATTCTGCAGGAAGGCCTGGCGGTTTGGATTCTCCTCGGCAGCCATCAGCTCACGAACCTTTTTCGTACCACCGAGTTTTGCGATGTGCTCCTTGAGTCCGTCAAACTCGGTTCGCATCCCTCTGGGAATGGTCGCCTCCGGAGCCAGCTGCTGAATGTTCGTTTTGGCGACATCGAGTTCTTTGTTCAGTTGGTCCATCTGAGCCTGATACAACGCGCAGTACTGTTTGAGGGATTCCGCATTCTTCCCCACCGCCTGCATCGTCAGACGTTGAAACAAGGGTAGGTTTTCGAACTCCTCGAGTGTTTTCCGGACATCGGCCATTCTCACTTGAAGATCTCGCACTTGTGTGACGAGGCGCCATTCCAACAGGCGGACTTCGTCCAGGTCTTGCTGTTTCGCTTCTTTCTGAGACAAAAACGGTGCGAGTTTTCGGAAGCGGTCGTACTTCTGCTTCAAGGAGGCCTTGTCACCCTGTGACTTGGCATAGAATTGATGCCTTTGCGCCTCGAACCCCAGTTCCTGAAGGTCGACGCCGTCGGCTTGCGAAGCAATCGGGAGTTCATACCGAGTGATCCACGTTTTGTGGTTCAGTCCGCCGGCCTTCATGGTACGCCCCACGATCCCTACAATCTCATCGCATGCCTGGTGATCGGGACTGATCAGGAGTATGCGTTTGTTGCCGCGAATGAGTTCCATCGCCAGACTAGCGAGCTTTTGACGGCGGAACGATCGGTCATCCGACCACACCGCTGTGAAGACTGATGAGGCAGAGGGGAATGTTGCGACCTGATCTTCCTGCACCTGTAACAGCGACGCTAACCGCTCGGCCGACCCGAGGTGATATTGGTCCGGCTTCGCCAGCATTTCTTTCAGACGGAAGGTCGACCTAGTGACCAGGCCGGCCTGATCTGGAATGAGAGTGACAGAAGAAACTTCGGCTCCAAGGGCATCGACCAGCTGGACAAGTATGCTGTTCCCGATCTGCTGGAGCACAATTCCTTCCGTCGTGTCCGCTTCGTTGGTGGGGACGATGGACACCGGAAGATCGGCGCATAGCGTGACCTCAGCAGGCACCATAAACTCGTACAGATGGAGATCGCCTGTTGTCTGCAGTAGGCGACCTTGCGACGCCACGACAGGAGCGTCCTGCTCTGTTTCAGACAGACGGACTTGCTCCGCTTCGAGCCGGCTGATCCACGATTCGATGAGGTCCGTTGCAGTCATCGGGACTGAGCTCAGCTGCATTTCACGGCGAGGAAGGGTCATAATAAATGCCCTTCGCGCTACCTGTCCACCATTGGGACCGAGAAGTTGCCCTTGTCTTCACGACCACATCTTGTCTAGAATGAGCGCCTTCTGTGGAGGAACTTGTGAAGGGCTTACGGTTTGAGCGGATTGCCAAAGGACGGCACTACAACGTGGTCTTCCATATCGGCAGCACATACATACCCGTGAGTGATGAGACGATAGAAGAACTCAAAGAACAAAGCCTACTCTCGACCGAACGATTTTTGGACGTCCTCATCGACCGTGTCGGTTATTCATCCTACTTGAAGGATCAGATCCGCAATGAATTGAAAGCGACGGGCGACCCCACCACACAGATCACCGTGCTGCAAGGTGCCATCCGCGAGCTGTAAGGCACGGCTTCGTCGTTCATTAATCGCGCTCGGCGAGCACCGGCTCTATCCCTTCAATCCCCGACCTGCCCTTGCTGGAACAACTGGTTCATGATCTGATTCTTTTTTTCGGGATCGCGATAGTACTTCAGAGCTTTGGTGTAGTTGTCCATCGCGCTCTGGTGCTTGCCACGCAGGGCATAAATTTCAGCGATGCCGTGATAGGCCCGCGCATCTTCTTCATTGCACTTAAGCGCCCGGTTGAACATGTCCGTCGCTTCCTGAAGTCTATGCTTGCCCAATGCCAGCCACCCGAGCGCGGAATGGGCGGGGCCGCAGTCGGGATCGGCGTTGAGTGCGTCTTGGTAACTCTTGTGCGCGAGGTCCAGGCGTCCCCGCACTTCGTACAGTCCACCCAGCGCGAAGTGGACTTCGGCGTCCTGTGGGTTCAGTTTCAAGGCGGTCTTGTAGGACTGCACCGCCGGCTCCATCTTCCCCTGCTCTGCGAGAGCACAGGCGAGATTGGAATGGGCTGCCGAATCGTTGGGCGTGAGCTTCACCACCTCCCGGTATTCTTTGATCGCCATTTCCAGGCGCCCTTGATCTTGATACGCGACCCCAAGATTCATCCGTGCCGGCGCGTAGTTCGGGGCGAGTCGGACGGCTTCACGATACCCCTTGATCGCCATTTCAAGATGGCCGGCCCGTTCGTGAACCTGTGCCAGAAAGTAATGCGGATAGGCGGATTGCGGGAGTAACCGAGCAGCGTCTGAGTAGGGTCTCATGGATTGCTCCGAGTGACCCGATTGCGCCAGAAATATTCCCACGACCAAATAGCAGTAGCCATTGTCCGGATGCCGATCGAGCAGATCCTCCACCCACGTTCCCACGGCCGCAATGTCTTTCGCCACGTCGAGGCAGAGCGCATGGGCTTTCCAGGCATCCGCAAACCGACCCTGCAAGAGATACACGACGTTTCGGGCGAAGAGAGGGCGTGGATCCTTTGCCCCGTCCGGATCTCGGCTCCAATCCAACGACTCAGCGAACAAGGTGTCCCATGCTCCCGCCACGATGGCGGCTTCACATTGTTGCTGATAGGTGCTCATGTCCGATGAGCGGATCTTACCGAGTCAGTGCGTCTTCGACATCAGGTGGTGTCGCCTGGATAGCCTCGCCAAGGAACGGAAATTTCTCGGCCAGCTGCTGTTTCATCTGCCAGGCAACCGTTCTGTACGACCAATGGCCTTTCACACCGGATCGGAGTTTGGCGATATACTCCGCTTCGGCGTAGTCCATCTTGAACAAGCAGCGCACCTTGAAGCCGAACGGAATGGCGTAGAGTGAGGCTTCCTGATCCTTATTCTTGAGCGACTCGATATCCTGACGCACGGCATCCATCGCTTGCCGATACTCCTGATCCAGCCCTGCTTCAATAAGCGGCGGCGGAACGTCATAGCCATGAAGAGTCGTGAAGTTTTGCTGGACTTGCTGGCACCGCCGATGGCGGTGCATATCCCGCCAGGCGCCGATGTCCATCAGGATATCGAAGTTGAATGCATAGCCGCTGCGGAACTCCTTGACCAGTTCATCGTACGGCCCGCGCTGTCTCGTGGCGACTTCGATGGTCGACTGTTTCTCCTTCTCAGACCAGTCTCTCACAACCTCGAGTATCTTCCGGTATGGGGCCTGCGACACGCGATAAAGAAGCGTCGTGACAATTTCGTCAAGCGGCTGATGTGGGTCAATCAGGTCGACCGATTCGACGGTACCCCACGTACCGGGCTGATCCAACCCTGTGCCGCGCAGTGCATCTTTCGCATGACGGGCCAAATCGGAGTACACCGATTCTTGGTACTCATTCGCCTTCGCATGCCGGGCCAGTGTGGGAGCCAGAGGATCGTTCAATCCTGAGGCCTGACCACAGAGTTCGCCCCATAGATTCACCGGCGGCCGCTCGCAGGCCCCTTTCAAATCCTCACCGATCCCCCGCAGTTCCGGCAATTGCGACGACAACAGGCGCGTCATCTGTTTTTCCAGGGTCCGGATGCTCACGACTTGCCCTACGTTGGTCTTTGCCGCAAGAGGAAGCAGGTAACGGGTGATATCAAACGCTCGTGCCCCGATTGTCCTCTGATAATCGGCCGTTTTCATGGACTCCGGACGCGGCTCCCGTTCAGAGAGGAATGCGATCAGAGGATCGTGCAGCAATCGATAAATTTCAGACAGACTGCGGAGAATGCCTTCATAGAGGGCTTCCGTTTCGCTGCCTCGGATCTGGCCCGGCACAAACCACCTGCTCGAGGCAAAATTCTGATAGCGGCTCGATTTCGCCTGGCCGTCCCAGAGCGCCTCGTCCTCCAAACGAATGGCGGCGAGTTCCGAGATGTCTTCAAAACAGATGATGACGTGGCCGAGATCGGCGATCGACGCATGACCGTAATCGAAGTAAAACTGCTCCCAGAACTTTTCCGAGGAATGTCCATGAACCCACCGGATGCTGTCTTCGATGGAATCCGGCGACCGGCTGTAGCGGGCCAGCGCATAAGCAGATTTCTCCGGGGGCATGGGAGCGATGGCCACGACTCGGCGACCTGATTGGTCTTGACTCATAAAAAGGCTTTCACATCGTATCGAACTATAGGTCGCGCACTATACCTCTCACGTCAACATGGCGCAAGTTGCCGGTCCGTTGCCGGTCCGTTGACTTGCCTCGAAAGGCGTCGCTATAGTCCGTACGAACTGTGTTCTGTAACACGCATCCTCGTATGGAGGTGGTGACCAGATGTCCCTGATCAAGGGCATTAAAGGTGTCAAAGATCTGCTGCCGGAAGAGACGCCCCGTTGGCGCCTTATCGAAGAGGCTGCCAGACGGTGGGCCCACCGCTATGGATTTCATGAAATTCGCATTCCGATCTTTGAAGTCACAACATTGTTTGCACGGAGCATCGGCGCATCGACCGACATTGTCGAGAAGGAAATGTACACGTTCCAGGACCGGGACGGTACCTCTCTGACCCTTCGACCTGAAGGAACCGCCGGGACAGTGCGAGCCTATATCGAGCACAATCTCGCTGCGATCCCCGTTCCTCAGAAATATTTCTATTTCGGACCGATGTTCCGTCACGAGAGGCCTCAAGCAGGCCGGCTGCGGCAATTTCATCAGTTTGGTGTCGAATCGCTTGGAATGGCTGATCCCCAGGCCGATGTGGAGGTCATTGCCCTCCTCTGGCGAATCCTGTCTGACCTGGATCTACCCGGTCTCACCTTGGAGATTAACAACCTCGGCTATACAGCTGATCGAGACACCTATCGGCCCCACCTCGTGAGTTACCTCAAGCAGCATGAATCCGGCCTTTGTGCGAATTGCAGACATCGCATCGAAGCGAATCCTCTGCGCGTCCTTGACTGCAAAGTCCCTGAGTGTCGGGCGATTACGGAGACGGCTCCGCGGTTAACCGACTCCCTTTCCGAGGCAGCTCGTTCGTACTTCGCACGAGTCTTATCCGGCCTTGATGTCGTGAAGATTCCCTACTCGTTGAATCATCGGCTCGTTCGAGGTCTTGATTACTACAACCTCACCACTTTTGAGGTTACTGCGACCAACTTGGGGGCTCAGAATGCTGTGGGGGCAGGCGGACGGTACGATGCATTGGTTGAAACGCTCGGAGGGCCATCTACCCCGGCTGTGGGTTTTGCCGTCGGTCTTGAAAGAGTAACGATGTTGTTGCCTGAGTACACGATTAAAAAGATTCCACGTGCTGTGACTGTGTATGTCGCGGGCTTCGGCGGTGACGGTGCTGTGGCTGGCCTCACGGCTCTCGAAGAACTTCGTCTTGCCGGGCTCCAAGCTGTCTCTGATTTTCGATCCATAACCTTGAAGACTCACTTACGACAGGCAGATCGTCTGGGCTGTCGGTTCACCCTCATCATCGGCGATGACGAAGTCGCGAAAGGGTCAGGTATTCTTCGCGATATGGAGACCAGGGTACAGTATGATGCGAGTCTCTCCGCTCTAAGTCCTCAGATTCACTCTCTCGTTTCCGGCTCCTGAAGCGCCCATTTTTCAGGTTGACTTTCTGCAGAAAACCACTTATTCTCCAGTGATATGTAAAAATGTAACTATATAAAATTAATCGTAAATTCCTGTGAATTCAAAGAAGATAGGTTTCCTCCTGGCTCTTCCCCCATCACACAGTAGTGCTGAGACTGTTCATGGGCTTGCGCGCGCAGCCCTAGATGCCGGCCACGATGTCTATCTGTATCTCATTGATGAAGGCGTGAAGAACATCCACACCGAGCACTACCGAGGTCTCGCCCAAGCAGGGGCCCGCGTTTTTGCATGTGCTTATGGGTGTCAACAACACCACGTTCCAACGGCGACCATTGATCCGAAGATGTCACTCTGCGGCCTCGTCGTGCTGTCTGGAATTATAGATGCCTGCGATCCGTTTTTGTCGTTCACCTGAATATCCTCATTCATGGCGAAAAATATAGCTGTTGTTATTCAGGAAGATCCTCGAAAGACTCATAGGCCCGTCGAGGCCTTGCGTATTGCGCTCGGTCTTGCGGCGGGATCTCATACGACAACGGTTGTGCTTCTTGGGGAAGCTGCTCGTCTTCTCTCGGAGGAGACTGACGACATCATCGATGTCGATATCCTCGAAAAATATCTTCCCTCGATTGAACAGCTCGAAATCCCTGTTGTTCTACAAGACAGACCAGACCGGATACCAGTTCGGGACGAATTCTCCACCAGACGAGAAAATGACGAAACGATCAGGTCCCTTGTCGGATCCATGGACTGCGCACTCGTTTTTTGATTCGGGAGATTCTTCTATGCCGGCGCTCGTCTACGTTGTTCGTTCTCCGCTTCAGAGTCTGTCCCCTGCCCTCCTCTCCTGGGACAGTTCTGCAGTGGTGCTTTCGGTGGAAGATCCCCTTCTTCCAGGAAAAGTATTGCGTGCAGCGACTAGCACCCGATTAATGGAAGGGGAGCGGTTGTCCTATGAACAGGTGTTGGCGATAGTCCTTGAGAGCAAGGTTGTGACTCTTTGACTCCGAAGCTTTGGAGTAAAGAAAATTCGTAGTGGTAGGAGTAGGAGTAGGAAAGTGAATAGGGTGTATAAGTACAATATTGTTGATATCATTGATTAAATATAGCTATCTAATAAAGGATAACCTTGTGGATTATTTCTTTATGGAAGAGGTGGAACCTGTGAAGAGTTTGGGAAGGGGAAGTAGAG
This region of Nitrospira sp. genomic DNA includes:
- the hisS gene encoding histidine--tRNA ligase → MSLIKGIKGVKDLLPEETPRWRLIEEAARRWAHRYGFHEIRIPIFEVTTLFARSIGASTDIVEKEMYTFQDRDGTSLTLRPEGTAGTVRAYIEHNLAAIPVPQKYFYFGPMFRHERPQAGRLRQFHQFGVESLGMADPQADVEVIALLWRILSDLDLPGLTLEINNLGYTADRDTYRPHLVSYLKQHESGLCANCRHRIEANPLRVLDCKVPECRAITETAPRLTDSLSEAARSYFARVLSGLDVVKIPYSLNHRLVRGLDYYNLTTFEVTATNLGAQNAVGAGGRYDALVETLGGPSTPAVGFAVGLERVTMLLPEYTIKKIPRAVTVYVAGFGGDGAVAGLTALEELRLAGLQAVSDFRSITLKTHLRQADRLGCRFTLIIGDDEVAKGSGILRDMETRVQYDASLSALSPQIHSLVSGS
- a CDS encoding DsrE family protein → MNSKKIGFLLALPPSHSSAETVHGLARAALDAGHDVYLYLIDEGVKNIHTEHYRGLAQAGARVFACAYGCQQHHVPTATIDPKMSLCGLVVLSGIIDACDPFLSFT
- a CDS encoding tetratricopeptide repeat protein, which encodes MSTYQQQCEAAIVAGAWDTLFAESLDWSRDPDGAKDPRPLFARNVVYLLQGRFADAWKAHALCLDVAKDIAAVGTWVEDLLDRHPDNGYCYLVVGIFLAQSGHSEQSMRPYSDAARLLPQSAYPHYFLAQVHERAGHLEMAIKGYREAVRLAPNYAPARMNLGVAYQDQGRLEMAIKEYREVVKLTPNDSAAHSNLACALAEQGKMEPAVQSYKTALKLNPQDAEVHFALGGLYEVRGRLDLAHKSYQDALNADPDCGPAHSALGWLALGKHRLQEATDMFNRALKCNEEDARAYHGIAEIYALRGKHQSAMDNYTKALKYYRDPEKKNQIMNQLFQQGQVGD
- a CDS encoding AAA domain-containing protein, producing MTATDLIESWISRLEAEQVRLSETEQDAPVVASQGRLLQTTGDLHLYEFMVPAEVTLCADLPVSIVPTNEADTTEGIVLQQIGNSILVQLVDALGAEVSSVTLIPDQAGLVTRSTFRLKEMLAKPDQYHLGSAERLASLLQVQEDQVATFPSASSVFTAVWSDDRSFRRQKLASLAMELIRGNKRILLISPDHQACDEIVGIVGRTMKAGGLNHKTWITRYELPIASQADGVDLQELGFEAQRHQFYAKSQGDKASLKQKYDRFRKLAPFLSQKEAKQQDLDEVRLLEWRLVTQVRDLQVRMADVRKTLEEFENLPLFQRLTMQAVGKNAESLKQYCALYQAQMDQLNKELDVAKTNIQQLAPEATIPRGMRTEFDGLKEHIAKLGGTKKVRELMAAEENPNRQAFLQNRRVVAVTAMRVASDPLFSRVRFDVLMIDEAPWIAVPSLLAAAGLVRERIVISGGPRDIAAAGQWAPSQATTRTAH
- a CDS encoding FAD-dependent thymidylate synthase, with translation MSQDQSGRRVVAIAPMPPEKSAYALARYSRSPDSIEDSIRWVHGHSSEKFWEQFYFDYGHASIADLGHVIICFEDISELAAIRLEDEALWDGQAKSSRYQNFASSRWFVPGQIRGSETEALYEGILRSLSEIYRLLHDPLIAFLSEREPRPESMKTADYQRTIGARAFDITRYLLPLAAKTNVGQVVSIRTLEKQMTRLLSSQLPELRGIGEDLKGACERPPVNLWGELCGQASGLNDPLAPTLARHAKANEYQESVYSDLARHAKDALRGTGLDQPGTWGTVESVDLIDPHQPLDEIVTTLLYRVSQAPYRKILEVVRDWSEKEKQSTIEVATRQRGPYDELVKEFRSGYAFNFDILMDIGAWRDMHRHRRCQQVQQNFTTLHGYDVPPPLIEAGLDQEYRQAMDAVRQDIESLKNKDQEASLYAIPFGFKVRCLFKMDYAEAEYIAKLRSGVKGHWSYRTVAWQMKQQLAEKFPFLGEAIQATPPDVEDALTR